The bacterium genome includes a region encoding these proteins:
- a CDS encoding radical SAM protein has product MPNSPDFIRVSLAAAMTLGLRPGIFWRDAKLYCINLLTVYDRPCAGNCAYCGLHRQRRPPKHAPRETKNLNRPDKTFIRVDWPAFPTELVVERIVEHEPEVPIKRVCISMITRREAVEDTITIAKMIREVSDVPISMLIAPTVIRNGDLERMKEAGADKIGVAIDAATPELFDRLRGKGQNAPHRWDRYWQVLENARDVFGKGNIGAHFIVGLGETEKDMVYAFQRARDLGGETHLFSFYPEEGSDLEHLNPPPIDQYRRMQIARFLIDEDIARAEDMEFDENGRLVYFGISNKLLDEVIESGTPFMTSGCKGKDGTVACNRPYANSRPGPRMRNYPFPPTKDDIKLIRAQLETGEELPFEVEIS; this is encoded by the coding sequence ATGCCCAACTCACCTGACTTTATACGAGTAAGCCTTGCAGCAGCCATGACACTTGGTCTAAGACCCGGTATTTTCTGGCGAGACGCAAAACTTTACTGCATAAACCTTCTAACGGTCTACGATCGCCCTTGTGCCGGGAACTGTGCATACTGTGGACTTCATCGACAACGAAGACCTCCAAAACATGCTCCCCGCGAAACTAAAAACCTCAACCGCCCGGATAAAACTTTCATTCGCGTTGACTGGCCTGCATTTCCCACAGAACTCGTTGTAGAAAGAATAGTCGAACACGAGCCCGAAGTTCCTATAAAAAGGGTTTGTATATCGATGATAACCCGGCGCGAAGCCGTCGAGGATACCATAACTATCGCAAAAATGATAAGAGAAGTGAGCGATGTTCCGATATCAATGCTTATAGCCCCCACAGTCATTCGTAACGGCGACCTTGAGCGAATGAAAGAAGCTGGCGCAGACAAAATCGGCGTCGCGATAGACGCCGCAACGCCAGAGCTATTCGACAGGCTCCGTGGCAAAGGTCAAAATGCCCCCCACAGATGGGACAGATACTGGCAAGTGCTCGAGAACGCCAGGGATGTTTTCGGAAAGGGTAACATTGGTGCTCACTTCATCGTTGGACTTGGCGAGACAGAGAAGGACATGGTTTACGCGTTCCAGCGCGCACGAGACCTCGGCGGAGAAACGCATCTTTTCTCTTTCTATCCTGAGGAAGGCTCGGACCTAGAACATCTCAACCCACCACCAATAGACCAATATCGACGAATGCAAATAGCAAGATTCCTGATAGACGAAGACATAGCACGGGCTGAGGATATGGAATTCGATGAAAACGGCAGGTTAGTCTATTTCGGCATAAGCAACAAACTCCTTGACGAGGTTATCGAATCAGGCACACCGTTTATGACCTCGGGATGCAAGGGCAAAGATGGCACAGTAGCTTGCAATCGACCGTACGCAAACTCGCGACCGGGACCAAGAATGCGCAACTATCCATTCCCGCCCACCAAAGACGACATTAAGCTTATCCGCGCGCAGCTCGAAACTGGTGAAGAATTGCCCTTTGAGGTCGAAATTTCATGA
- a CDS encoding carboxypeptidase regulatory-like domain-containing protein, protein MPKKTFTFILLIILIFPAISLSQWTFSFDMRFIPDTCRPSMPADSLSFGTAPGATDTFDSFDIGAPPASFLPMPYFYAPGPFISSLWRDIRAPADTVVWQLRLFRFDKFDTVIILWRTADLPYTYGYLQISTDSTFSSPVDMRTTSSFIISPPSFHLAYFRFIASPSPPDTLPPYVINPFPTCGDTMVELDLDSISADIIDDGVGVIRDSIRVTVNGIDVTSFITITPITRGFHISYYPTTSLPPLTNFTVIINAVDGVGNHMTFTCTFRTRPAPTPRFKIYGHVYDSTTLAPIESALVVLSLGPLSMSDTTDTAGYYEFDSIAPGTYGMTASAEGYWSSHVTVTVSGSDVVQDFYLLPLIVLDTICGSIRETRPADTLTFPVPGAIITVSWDTFTITITADSLGNYCIYDVPEGETLTIIVTDPRGWLYPETIYADAGTLSTPFDIRLMPIYFDISGNVWVIDDGAPTGTHVELVGVSSCTTTTGGAFSFSVIHGTYTLIISREGYYPDTFTVTVPPSISIMDTLDTIPFFNPPPPRNLAASHNIFARMVWLSWDPPLERGLAELRYDDGPVPFGYFPFAMTAYGINKYGVRFSILDSLEIVGVRAGMCGTVNAICNICSWSGTAPGMIMAADTQTSYESPTSPWVSFDFHSSPVFIEAGHDVFIQFEPIHAGDSLCVLIDILDTNLYDPYQYIYHPMVGWVNLSAATGGEASGVVFVVRIYVRYAGHFYALDVTSGGTIVSITPILDWKEVEKEFLGRSPIIPDESTPTFLRTLELSYPSKYRIYRSFSLFDSVTAPGVTRIAEVGWDTTYYYDRDVLPDTNYYYRVTAVYPGGSESEVSNFAIGRCVEYAPAARILIVDHDDGLMLADSGTAPEDSMLAAMLDSIVTGITPGDIYISHQNEILQHFILVDTLTGLPRYEAVFIISSPHNFRFGDRDLQELMSYLRSGGKLYIEGADVGYFLDGTDFLDSLGVSFADDGSDSFNVLFLRTADTAFFEWQKFTIGYSFGTTADLTNDELEPIAGTGAKVLMYSWGDTTTTTDSVARVIYYDSGTYKAITSSIYLGAMIDGEFPATRIRILGSILNAFGIANTRVETKLKPEYKAILTSFPNPFNSSTTIEFTLPEELGTRISIIDVVGNKVYDAYLGKLYPGTHRIIWNGVTSDGHDVPSGIYFARLFGDGKIIASGRIILLR, encoded by the coding sequence ATGCCAAAGAAGACTTTTACCTTTATATTGCTTATTATATTAATTTTTCCAGCTATTTCGTTATCACAATGGACCTTCAGCTTCGACATGCGCTTTATTCCCGATACATGCAGACCGTCGATGCCAGCGGATTCCCTCTCCTTTGGAACAGCACCAGGTGCAACCGATACTTTTGATTCATTTGATATAGGTGCACCACCAGCATCTTTTCTACCTATGCCTTACTTTTACGCTCCTGGTCCTTTTATTTCGAGTCTATGGCGAGATATAAGAGCGCCTGCCGATACAGTAGTTTGGCAACTTAGGCTTTTCAGGTTCGACAAATTCGATACCGTAATAATCCTTTGGAGAACCGCAGATCTACCCTATACCTATGGTTACCTTCAAATAAGCACCGATTCTACCTTCAGCTCCCCCGTTGATATGCGCACCACAAGCTCATTCATTATATCTCCGCCAAGTTTCCATCTCGCATATTTCAGATTCATAGCATCACCATCACCTCCAGATACCCTGCCACCCTATGTTATCAATCCATTCCCCACATGTGGCGATACAATGGTTGAACTTGACCTTGATTCCATCTCAGCCGACATCATCGATGACGGCGTTGGTGTCATAAGAGACAGCATAAGAGTTACGGTTAACGGCATTGATGTCACCTCTTTCATCACGATAACGCCCATAACCCGCGGATTTCATATATCATATTATCCGACGACATCGCTACCGCCACTTACCAATTTCACCGTAATAATAAATGCAGTTGACGGTGTAGGAAACCACATGACATTCACCTGCACTTTCCGCACTCGACCTGCACCAACACCGAGATTCAAGATTTATGGGCATGTCTACGATTCAACCACGCTTGCACCTATAGAAAGCGCACTGGTAGTGTTATCATTGGGTCCCTTATCAATGTCGGATACGACTGATACTGCTGGTTACTATGAGTTTGATTCCATCGCGCCTGGAACCTATGGTATGACAGCATCTGCTGAAGGCTACTGGTCATCCCATGTTACAGTCACTGTTTCGGGAAGTGATGTCGTCCAAGACTTCTATTTATTGCCGTTAATTGTTCTTGATACGATATGCGGAAGTATTCGTGAAACCAGACCCGCAGATACATTAACTTTCCCAGTTCCAGGTGCAATAATAACTGTATCGTGGGATACATTTACAATAACTATTACCGCTGACTCATTAGGTAACTATTGCATTTACGATGTTCCCGAAGGCGAGACACTGACCATAATAGTAACTGACCCCCGTGGCTGGCTGTATCCCGAAACTATTTATGCAGACGCAGGAACTCTATCCACACCATTCGATATAAGACTTATGCCTATATACTTTGACATTTCAGGTAATGTCTGGGTTATAGATGATGGTGCTCCCACTGGGACACATGTCGAACTCGTTGGCGTCTCATCCTGCACAACTACTACTGGCGGCGCCTTCAGTTTCTCGGTGATTCACGGAACCTACACATTAATAATAAGCAGAGAAGGCTACTATCCAGATACATTCACCGTTACGGTTCCACCATCAATATCGATAATGGACACGCTCGATACAATCCCATTCTTCAATCCCCCACCTCCAAGAAACCTTGCTGCGTCACACAATATATTCGCAAGAATGGTCTGGCTTTCATGGGACCCACCGCTCGAACGAGGTTTGGCGGAACTTCGATACGATGATGGTCCTGTTCCCTTCGGATACTTCCCCTTTGCGATGACTGCCTATGGAATTAACAAGTATGGCGTTCGTTTCAGCATCCTCGATTCCTTGGAAATAGTCGGTGTCAGGGCTGGAATGTGCGGAACTGTGAACGCAATCTGCAACATATGCTCGTGGTCTGGCACAGCACCAGGCATGATTATGGCCGCCGATACTCAAACAAGCTACGAATCGCCCACATCACCATGGGTCAGCTTCGACTTCCATTCCTCACCAGTGTTTATTGAGGCCGGGCACGATGTGTTCATCCAATTTGAACCCATCCATGCAGGCGATAGTCTTTGTGTCCTTATTGATATACTGGACACGAATCTATACGACCCATATCAATACATCTATCATCCTATGGTGGGTTGGGTTAATCTTTCCGCAGCGACAGGTGGTGAGGCATCAGGGGTGGTTTTCGTCGTGAGAATCTATGTGCGATATGCTGGACATTTCTACGCTCTTGATGTTACCTCTGGCGGCACGATAGTATCCATAACCCCAATACTCGACTGGAAAGAGGTTGAAAAAGAATTCTTAGGTCGTTCTCCAATTATTCCTGACGAAAGCACCCCAACATTCTTAAGAACGCTTGAACTCTCATATCCCAGTAAATACCGAATTTATCGTTCCTTCTCGCTTTTTGACAGCGTCACTGCACCAGGCGTAACGAGAATCGCTGAGGTGGGCTGGGACACGACCTACTACTACGACAGAGATGTCCTGCCTGATACCAATTACTATTATCGTGTTACAGCAGTTTATCCCGGTGGAAGCGAATCCGAGGTTTCGAACTTTGCAATAGGAAGATGCGTCGAATACGCACCAGCCGCACGAATTCTCATAGTCGACCACGACGATGGCTTAATGCTTGCCGACAGCGGAACCGCACCAGAGGATAGCATGCTCGCAGCAATGCTCGATTCAATAGTTACTGGCATAACACCAGGCGACATCTATATCAGCCATCAAAACGAAATCCTGCAGCACTTCATACTTGTGGACACATTAACTGGCTTACCAAGATACGAGGCTGTATTCATAATATCTTCACCCCATAATTTCCGTTTTGGCGATAGAGACCTTCAAGAGCTCATGAGTTATCTGCGTTCTGGCGGCAAACTTTACATTGAGGGCGCGGATGTAGGCTATTTCCTCGACGGGACCGACTTTCTCGACTCACTCGGAGTATCATTCGCAGATGATGGCAGCGATTCGTTCAATGTGTTGTTCCTAAGAACCGCTGATACAGCATTTTTCGAATGGCAAAAATTTACTATCGGTTATTCATTCGGGACCACAGCTGACTTAACGAACGACGAACTTGAACCAATAGCAGGCACCGGAGCGAAAGTGCTTATGTATTCCTGGGGTGACACCACTACAACTACCGATTCCGTGGCAAGAGTTATCTATTATGATTCTGGCACATACAAGGCGATAACATCATCCATCTATCTTGGCGCCATGATCGATGGTGAGTTCCCGGCAACAAGGATAAGAATTCTCGGCTCCATACTAAACGCATTCGGTATCGCGAATACAAGAGTAGAGACCAAACTTAAACCCGAATACAAAGCTATATTGACAAGTTTCCCTAACCCGTTCAACTCATCGACCACCATAGAGTTCACGCTGCCCGAGGAACTCGGGACTCGAATAAGCATAATTGATGTAGTCGGCAACAAGGTTTATGATGCTTACCTCGGCAAACTATACCCGGGAACACACAGGATAATATGGAACGGTGTAACAAGCGATGGGCACGATGTTCCGAGCGGAATATACTTCGCAAGGCTCTTTGGCGACGGAAAAATCATCGCTTCCGGAAGAATAATACTCTTGCGTTAA